In one window of Canis aureus isolate CA01 chromosome 25, VMU_Caureus_v.1.0, whole genome shotgun sequence DNA:
- the LOC144297726 gene encoding olfactory receptor 11A1-like: protein MRKQSSGDSENQTTWLILVGFGDLQHLGFLPFTFFLAIYVVTVGGNALIVLAVASSRTLHTPMYFFLCHFSLLEIGCTSNIMPQLLWSFLEGREAISLVSCLVQFYVFASLAAVECLLLSAMSYDRYLAICHPLRYPALMSTWLCGCLAAGAWVSGFSFSAFTLALAAPLPLCPGSREIDHYFCDFAPVVGLFCGDVGVMWGAGVSISGFLTLAPFLLIVASYAFILRTVLQIPSGHGRQKAFSTCSSHLSVVGVFYGTLIVVYVAPTDHMAPLLRKAFSVLYTVFTPMVNPIIYSLKNQEVKGALHRLWGQLILRHTPLWGVGQLLTSSWIPA from the coding sequence ATGAGGAAGCAATCCAGTGGTGACAGTGAAAACCAGACCACCTGGCTGATCCTGGTTGGCTTTGGGGATCTGCAACACCTAGGCTTCCTCCCCTTCACCTTCTTTTTGGCCATTTATGTGGTAACAGTTGGGGGCAACGCCCTCATCGTGCTGGCTGTGGCCTCCAGTCGGACACTCCACACACCCATGtatttcttcctctgccacttctCCTTGCTGGAGATTGGTTGTACCTCCAACATCATGCCTCAGCTGCTGTGGAGCTTTCTGGAAGGGAGGGAAGCCATCTCACTGGTCAGCTGTCTGGTCCAGTTCTACGTGTTTGCCTCCCTGGCTGCTGTTGAGTGCCTCCTGCTATCTGCTATGTCCTATGACCGTTACTTGGCCATCTGCCACCCTCTTCGCTACCCTGCCCTGATGAGCACCTGGTTGTGTGGCTGCCTCGCTGCTGGAGCCTGGGTCAgtggcttttctttctctgccttcactCTGGCCCTGGCAgcccctcttcccctctgccctggcAGCAGGGAGATCGACCACTACTTCTGTGACTTTGCTCCAGTTGTAGGGCTGTTCTGTGGGGATGTGGGGGTCATGTGGGGAGCTGGGGTGAGCATCTCAGGCTTTCTGACATTGGCCCCCTTCCTGTTGATTGTGGCATCCTATGCCTTCATCTTGAGGACTGTGCTGCAAATACCTTCAGGCCATGGTAGGCAGAAAGCCTTCTCCACCTGTTCCTCCCACCTCAGCGTGGTCGGGGTGTTTTATGGCACCCTCATTGTGGTCTATGTAGCCCCAACAGACCACATGGCCCCCTTGCTCCGAAAGGCCTTCTCTGTCCTCTATACTGTATTCACTCCTATGGTCAACCCCATCATTTACAGCCTCAAGAACCAAGAGGTAAAGGGGGCCCTTCATAGACTCTGGGGACAGCTTATCCTAAGACATACTCCTCTGTGGGGGGTAGGGCAGCTATTGACTTCTTCCTGGATTCCAGCTTAG